The sequence AACCGGATCGATGAGATAGATGGCGCCATCGAAAGGGGCTTGCCCATCCCGGCCTTCTGTCACGCGGGCCACCAGTTTCATCAACCCGCCTTCGCGGCCATACGGGTAGCGGATCAGTCCTCGATATCCTTGCAGCATGCCCTCGCGCGCGATGGCATCGTGCGTGCGGCCTACCGTGTGTAATTCAATACCCATTTCGCGTATGCCAGCGCCACTGGCGCGTAGCCAGCTAAAAAGCGCAGCGTCGGGCGTCTCGTGATGCAGGCGATTGGCCGCCAGGCCAAAGCGCAAGGAAGGCGAGGTCATGATGCTTGTCAGGGAGCCGGAAAACAGAATGATACCGCCGTGCGCCTGCCACATCGGCTTTGGCCTTGAATTGGCTGCCGCCCCATTTTAAGTAATAATCATTCTTATTACAAATCTCTTCTTGGTGCTGCTTGCGTGCAGCAACACAAATTGGACGCTTCGGATTACGCATCGCCGCCCAACCTGGAAACGCTCTACGGTGACCACCATCCATGGCTGCAGGATTGGTTGCGCCGCCGGCTGGGCAACGCTGCGGATGCCGCCGATCTGGCCCAGGATGCGTTCATGCGCCTGCTGGCCAAACCTCTGCCCTTTGGCAGTCGGCCGCAGGCACGCGTCTACCTGCGCACGCTGGCTGGCGGGCTGTGCGTCGACCTCTGGCGCCGGCGACAGATCGAACACGCCTGGCTGCAGACCCTGGCCGCCCAACCCGAAGCACACGTGCCGAGCGCCGAACATCAGGCCATCGTGCTGCAAACCTTGCAGGAGGTCGATCGTCTCGTGCGCGGCCTTCCTCCCAAAGCGGCTCATGCCTTCATCATGGCAGTCGGCTGCGAAATGAGCGATCAGGAGATTGCCAACGAATTGGGTGTCTCCACCCGCATGGTCCGAAAGTATGTCGCGCAAGCGATGCTGCAATGCCTCCAAAAACTTTGAAGCGCGCCGCACCTGGAATCGCCCCCCTGGAGCAGGCGGCGGAGTGGTTTGCCCTGCTGCGCTCCGGCGAGGCCACCGCAGCCGAACGCGCCGCCTGGCAAGCCTGGCACGACGCCTGTGAAGCCCATACGCGCGCCTGGGCCCAGGTCGAGAGCGTCGGCCGGCTTTTCCTGCCAATACGTCAGAGCGAGGCATCCGGGGTTGCCGCCACCGCCTACCGCCGCGCCGAATTCAACAGTGGCCGGCGGCGTACCCTCCTGGGGATTGGGGCTCTGGCTGCGGCCGGCGTGGTCGGACATGCCGCCTGGCGCCACAACGTCCTTTATCCCTGGGCGGCGGATTACCGCAGCGGCACGGGTGAGGTACGTGAAGTCGTGCTGGACGACGGCACACGCGTCTGGCTGGGCACGGCCAGTGCGTTTGACCAACACTACAGTGCCGGGCTCAGGCGTCTGGAGCTTATCGCTGGCGAGATCCTCATCAGCACGGCTCCCGACGCCTCTCGCCCCTTCGTCGTTGACACCCCACAAGGCCGTTTGCGTGCGTTGGGGACGCGCTTTTCCGTTCGCCGCGATGACGGGGGTACTGACGTGGCTGTCTATCAGGGCAGCGTTCAGGCGAATGCGCCGTCAGGCGCGCAGGCGCTGTTGCTTGCCGGGTGGCGTGCCCGCATGACGCGCCAGGGCATCAGCGCGCCACGCGCGGCCGATCCCGATGCCGAGTCCTCCACCCGAGGATTGTTCATTGCCAAGAACATCCCCCTGGCCGACATGGCGCGGGAGCTGTCGCGGTACCGCTTGGGCCATGTGGGTGTTGCTCCCGACGTGGCTGCCCTCCCCGTCTTTGGCAGCTTCCCCATGACGGACCCCGATCGCACGTTGAACATGCTGGAATCCGTGTTGCCGGTCCGCGTCAGGATGCTGCCTTGGTGGGTGGACATCCTGCCACGCTGACAGGCAGCCCGCGACGTCGCCATCCTGACCAGACACAAAAAATAAAAAAAGAGTTCCGCTTTTCGTGTCTCGTTCGATGAACAGGAAGAGAGATCTCCTAATCACCTTCCGATTCGCTCAGAGGAACGCGTCATGTCTACCCGTTTGTCCCTCCACGGCCGCACGTGCTGCCGTCGTGGAACCCGCATGGCTTTGCCCGCTGCCTGGTCCAGAAAAACCTTGATCCATCTGGCTTGCGCAGCCGCCTTGTCCGGATTGGCCCCCGTGGGCAGCCATGCGCAAACCACTGCAGATACTGTAGCGACGCACCTTAACCGCGATTACAGCATCCCCGCCGGTTCCCTCGAACAAGTCCTGGCCCGCTTTGCCGCCGAATCCGGCGTGCTGCTGGCCAGCCCCCCTGGATTGACGGCCGGCCGCAGCAGCCCCGGTTTGAGCGGCAATTTTTCATTACCCACCGCACTGAACGCGATCCTCGCCGGCACAGGACTGCATGCCATCAGGGACCCCCAAGGCCAGTATCGTCTACAGGCGGACACCCAAGCGGTCTTCCTCCTCAGCCCAGTGGCGGTAACTGGGCGCGACCTCGCCACCACTGAGGGTACCGGCTCCTACTCTGCCAATATCACCACCATCGCCAAGGGAGACCTCGCGCTACGCGATATACCGCAGGCCGTGTCGGTCATCACACGTCAGCGCATGAACGACCAAGGAGTAACCGACGTGCGCGAAGCCTTGAACTACGCGCCCGGCGTTTCCATGGTTTCCAACGAACCCGGTGGCCAGTTCTACTCACGTGGATTCTTCATCCAGAGCTATCAGTTCGACGGCGTGCCGCTCGAACGCCAGCTATACGCACGCGGATCCGCATTCAACTCCGATACTGCCATCTATGATCGTATCGAAATCATGCGCGGCCCTCAGGCGCTATTTGAGGGGGCAGGCGACCCCTCTGGATCGGTCAACCTGGTGCGCAAACGCCCTACGCAGGAACGCCAGTTCATCGTGACCGGTCGAGTGGGCAGTTATGACCAGTACGGCGCTCAAGTGGACTTCGGTGGGCCGCTCAATGAAAGCGCAACCGTACGCGGCCGCGTGGTGGCCGATTATGAAACCAAGGGTTCTTTCCGAGACTATGTCGATAGCAACGAGAGGACGTTCTACGGCGCCTTGGACATAGACCTCGGCCCGGCCACCACATTGGGACTGGGGTACAGCCGCGAAAATCCCTATGGGGTCATCGACTGGAGTGGGCTGCCCAACTATGGAGACGGGTCGATGCCGGAGTATTCACGCTCGACCAATCTGAGCGCCAAATGGAATCACGCGTATAAAACCCAGAACACTTGGTTCGCCGACCTCACCCACCGATTTTCCAATGGATGGAAATTCAAGGCGGCTGTGGTGCGCGTGGATGAAACGAACGACATCAAGTATTTGCTGCGTAGCGGCCGACTGGGGCCGCCCAATACCTATCGGGGCGATGACCTGCCCCCAGATTTAGTACGGCACCGACATAGAGCCCAGGGGTAAAAGACCTTCTTTCTGATGAGCCTGCACGAATTGCGCCGGCGTTAAATATCCGAGCGCGCTGTGAGGCCGATCGGTGTTGTACTCGACTCGCCAGTTTTCGATCAAGCTTTTAGCCTGTCGCAGGGACAAGAACCAGTGCTCGTTAAGGCATTCGTCGCGGAACTTGCCGTTGAAACTTTCGATATAAGCGTTCTCCACCGGCTTACCCGGCCGAATAAACGACAGCTTTACGCCTGCTTGGTAGGCCCCAGGCGTCCAAGGCTCTTCCGGCGAACTCTGGCCCGTTGTCCACGGTAATAGATCGCGGCAGGCCACGCATCTCCGCCAGCCGTTGCAGCACCATGGCAACACGCAGTCCCGGCAACGACGTATCGACCTCGATGGCCAGGCATTCGCGAGTGTAGTCATCGACGATAGTCAAACAGCGGAATCGGCGGCCATAGGCTAGGCCGTCGGCCACAAAGTCCATTGACCAACTCTGATTCGGCGCGATTGCCGCTGGGCGAACCACGCGCTCGGTCGCCGCGATTCGCTTACGCTTTCGTTTTCGCACGCTTAACCCTGCCAGACTGTACAGCCGCCAGATTCGCTTGTGATTTGCTTGCCAGCCTTCGCGACGTAAGAGCACATGGATCCTCCGATAGCCGTAGCGTCGTTTCGCCACTGCCATCTCTTTCATGCGCTCGGTCAGCGCAGCATCGCCTGAGCGTGTGCTCTCGTAGGCAAACAGCGACCGCGAAATTCCTACCAGCCCACAGGCCCGGGTAACACCCATGCTGCGCTCGGTCATTAATGTCCTGACCGCCTCGCGTTTGGCCTGCGGGCTGACTACTTTCGGCTTAGCAGATCCTGAAGCGCCGCCTTGTTGTCAACGCCGGTTGAAAATTGACCCACTTTCGTCGGAATCGTCGGAGTAAAACTGACCCACCCCGGCGTTCAAAAACCTAGTTCCTGATCTTGATGTTTCCTGCTTTGCGCTTGTCCTTGAGCCGGTAGCTTTCCCCGGCAATCTGCACGATATGGGCGTGGTGCAGCAGGCGGTCGAGCAAGGCAGCGGTCAGCGTCTGATCCTCAGAGAAGCACGAGGCCCACTGGCTGAAGGGCAGATTGCTGGTGACGATGATGCTGGTACGCTCGTAGCGCTGGGCCACCACGTTGAAGAACAGGTTTGCTTCCTCGCGCCCGAAGGGCAGATAGCCAATCTCATCGATCACCAGCAGGCGCGGCCCGATGATGGCGCGGTTGAAGTACTGCTGCAGCCGGTCCTGCTTATGGGCCGTGGCCAACTGCATCATCAGGTCGGCGGCAGTCAGAAACCGGGTCTTGATGCCCGCCATGACGGCGCGGTACGCCAATGCCTGCGCCAGGTGGCTCTTGCCCACGCCGCTGGGTCCCAGGAACACCACGTTCTCAGCCCGTTCGATAAAGCTCAGGGCCGCCAGTTCCTGGATCTGGGCACGCGGCGCACCACTGGCAAAGGCGAAGTCATAGTCTTCGATGGTCTTGACCGAGGGCAGCGTGGCGATCTTCATCAGGGCGGCGCGCTGGCGTTCGATCCGGGCGTCGTTCTCAATACCCAGAAGGCGCTCCAGGAAGTCGCCATGGCTGGCGTCTTCGCGGGCGCACTGCTGGGCCATGGCGGGCCACTCGCTGCCGATACGCTCCAGCTTCAGGACATCGCAGATCTGTTCGATGCGGTTGTGTTGAAGGTTCATGCTCGCACCTCCAGCAACTCGTTATAGACCGACAGCGGGTGCTGGAAGCTCTCTCGCGGCACAGGCCGGTGAGACGTGGCCGGCACCAGCATGCCGTGTTGCGCAGGCAACTGCAGTAGCGCCAGGCGCTCTTCCTGCAACCGCTTAGCGGGTCTCTCCCGAGTGGTGCCATGCAGCCGCTGATCGGCCACCTCCGTGAGCCAGCGACCGACGTGCGCGTTGGCTGCCGTCACATCGAAGCGCAGGCCAGCCTGCTTGAGGGTCGCGGCCAACGGGACACAGAAACTGCCCTTCAGGTATCCGTTGAAGCGTTCGACCTTGCCCTTGGTCTTGGCGCGATAAGGCTGGCACACACGCGGGGTGAAGCCGAACTCCTGGGCGACGGCCAACAGCCCGTTGTGCCAGCGATGCTGGCCGGGGCCGTAGGCATCGCGCTCGGTGATGATGGCGCCCGCGTTGTCGAACAACACGTGCTGGGGTACGCCGCCGAAGTAGATGAAGGCCTGACGCAGACATCCGAACCAAGTGTCGGCGCGCTCATCGGTGGTGAACCGCACCCAGCTCGAACGGCTGTATCCCAGCGTGGCGACAAAGGCCATCAAGGGATCACGGCCGCGCCGGATGTGGGTGAAGTCGGCCTGCATCTGCTTGCCAGGCGGCGTCTCAAAACGAACGACCGGTTCAGGCTCCTGGTGCTTGTAGCCGCCAAGAAACTCCTTGAGCTGCGTTACACCACCGGGGTAGCCCAGTTCTTGAATCTCCCGCAGCAGCACGGCTGCTGGAATCCAGTGCGGCCGGGCCGCCTCGATGCGCCCGTGCAGATAGTCCTTGTACGGATCCAGCTTGGTGGTCCGTGCCTCGCGGGGCTTGTACTGCTGGGCACCAGCCTCACGCAGATACCGCCTGATCGTGTTGCGTGAGCAGCCCAGCTGCTTGGCCATCTCCCGAATGCTGACGCCACGACGCGCCATTACCTTGATCTCCACTGCTTGCTCCTGAGTCAACATTGTCGGCGGCCAAAAGGCCGCCATCATCGCCCAGGTGGGTCAGATTTACTCCGACGCGGTGGGTCAGTATTACATCGGCGCTGACACCTTGTCCAGCATCGACTCGGCCAACAGCTTCTTGAGCTTGTTGTTCTCCTGCTCCAGCTCCTTGAGCCTCTGAGCGTCCGGCACCGTCATGCCACCGAACTTCGCCTTCCAGTTGTAGTACGTTGCCTCGGAGATTCCGTGCTTGCGGCACAACTCTGCGGGCTTGGCACCTGCATCGGCTTCCTTGAGCACGCCGATGATTTGCTCTTCCGTAAATCGTTTCTTCATTGCCATTCCTTTGGGAACGGACTCTACATCGATTTCGTACTAATCACGGGGAGCAGGTCACCGCTTCGTACACCTACACCCATACACGGCACCGCGGCTCTGACGTCCCCTCCGTGGGTTATGACATTTCGTCCAACACGGGCGTGCCCCGCCACATGGCCAAACTTTGGGCCAACTATCGTCTACCCGACCAATGGAACCGCTGGTCGATGGGCGGTGGCATCAACACCCAGAGCAAATCTTCCGACTTTGGCTACTATGGCCGCACGCAGGGCGGCTATACCACGCTTGATGCCCGGGTCGGCTACCAAGTCAACGAACGCCTGGACCTGGGCCTGAACATCTACAACCTCACGGACAAGAAGTACTACAGCTCCATTAGTTACGATCACAATTTCTATGGGGCTCCCCGAAGCTTCCTGCTGACCGCGCGCTACCGGATGTAAGGGTCCACAAAGCACAAATCCCGCAATAGCGGGATTTGTGCGCGTCCGAGGCTGTTTACTCGGCTTCGTCTATCCAGGCCATCTGGATGGCCTCAAGGATTTTCTCGCCACAACGGGCCGGATCATCCTGAAAATCGGGCAACGCCAGAACCCACTCACGCAGTTGCGTAAAACGCACCGTCTTGGGATCCACAGCCGGATGCGTATCCATCAGAGCTTCAGCGATCTGATAAGTATCTACCCACTTCATGTCAATGATCCTCCTTGGCATGGTTGATGGTGTACTTGGGGATCTCGATGGTGAGATCCTGCTCTTCGATGATCGCTTGACACGACAGGCGCGACACCGAGGTCAGGCCCCAGGCTTTGTCCAGCAGATCTTCCTCGCTGTCGCTGGCCTCTTCCAAAGAGGCGTAGCCCTGGCGCACGACGACGTGGCACGTGGTACATGCACAGGAAAGCTCGCAGGCATGGTCGATATCGATATGGTTATCGAGGAGCACCCTGCAGATTGATTTGCCTTGCGGCGCATCATCAATCACGGCGCCTTCCGGGCATAAATCGGGATGAGGCAATACAGTCAGTTTCGGCATGACGTCGAGTTAAGCGAGTTCGTCCAATTTACGGCCAGCCAGTGCCGCGCGGATACTGCGATCCATGCGGCGGGCGGCAAAATCCTCAGTGGCGTCAGACAAGGCCTGAACGGCCTGACGCACCGCATCAACCTCGGTGGCCGACTGCGCCTGTGCGGCGGCCTGCAAGGCAGCATCTACACGAGACCGTTCGTCGCCATCGAGAAGGTCCCCGTCGGCCGCCAGCGCAGCACTCACGGACTCGACCAGTTGGCGGGCTTCGACCTGCTGCTCACGCAACATCCGGGCTTTGGCATCGTCATCGGCATACGAGACACTGTCGGAAAGCATGCGCGTAATTTCGTCGTCGGACAGGCCATAGGAAGGTTTGACCGTGACGGCCGCTTCCACACCCGTACTCTGTTCGCGCGCGGTCACGCTAAGCAGCCCGTCGGCATCAACCTGAAAGGTCACGCGGATGCGAGCCGCGCCGGCGACCATGGGAGGAATGCCTCGTAGCTCGAAGCGGGCCAGCGAGCGGCAATCGGCAACCAGGTCGCGCTCGCCCTGCACAACATGCACGCTCATGGCGGTCTGGCCGTCCTTGAACGTGGTGAACTCTTGGGCACGGGCAACCGGGATGGTGCTGTTGCGCGGAATGACCCGTTCGACCAGCCCACCCATCGTCTCCAGCCCGAGTGACAAAGGCATCACGTCCAGCAAAAGCCAATCTTCGCCTGGTGCACGATTGCCCGCCAACAAGTTGGCCTGCAAGGCCGCGCCCAACGCCACGACCTGATCCGGGTCGAGATTGGTCAACGGCGGCGCGCCGAAGAAAGCGGCAACACCCTGCCTCACGACCGGCATGCGCGTCGCGCCGCCGACCAGCACCACGCCCTTGACCTCGGCGGCGCTCAGGCTGGCATCCCGCAACGCGCGGCGAGCTGCCTGCAACGTCCGATCTACAAGCGGTGCTGCCAAGGTATCGAAGTGGGCACGCGTCAGAGGCATATCGACCTGACGGCCTGCATCGAGCATCACGGAGATCACCGCCTGATCCACATCGGTCAAGCTTTCGCGTGCGGCACGGGCCGCCACCAGCAGCCCGCGCTTATCGGACAGCGACAGGTTTTCCAGCCCGAGCGAGGCGGCCAGATCGGCCACGATCGCATGGTCGAAATCGTCGCCGCCCAGCACCGTATCGCCGCCGGTGGAGATCACCTCGAACACCCCTTGCGACAGGCGCAAGATCGATATATCGAACGTGCCCCCACCCAGGTCATAAACGGCATAAATGCCTTCGGCGGCCTGATCGAGTCCGTAGGCGATGGCGGCGGCCGTCGGCTCGTTGAGCAGACGCAAGACATTCAAGCCCGCCAACTTGGCCGCATCACGCGTGGCCTGGCGCTGTGCATCATCGAAATAGGCAGGCACCGTAATCACCGCGCCCACCAGGTCATCACCCAGCACGTCTTCAGCGCGCTGACGCAAGGTAGCCAGAATTTGGGCCGAGACCTCAACCGGGCTGACGTCACCGTGCAGGGTGCGCAGGCGCACCATACCAGGGGCATCCACGAAGTCATAAGGCGCGCCGCTGTCACGCGCATCCTCGGCCGAGCGGCCCATGAAGCGCTTCACCGACACGATGGTATTGCCCGGGTCGCTGGCTTGATGCGGCAAGGCGGCACGACCGATCGTGACCCGGCCTTCAGGCAGATAACGCACTGCCGAAGGCAACAGCGCATGTCCGTCAGCGTCGGACAATACTTCGGGCACGCTGCTGCGCACCGCTGCCAACAGAGAATTGGTCGTTCCCAGATCTATACCCACTGCCAGGCGCCGTTGATGCGGGGCGGGTGATTCACCGGGTTCGGAAATCTGCAATAAAGCCATTGTTGTACTTGTCGCTGAACGGGCCCTGCCGGGCCGCTGCTAGGGCTGGATCGAAGCCAGTTCCTGAGCCAGTTTTTCGATGAACATCCACTCGCGGACCTTCTGGCCCGCGGCGGGATAGTCCTTGCGCCGGTCAATCAAATCGGCAAGCGTCTGCCGCATCGCTTCACGCGCATCCTCGAGCTCGGCGTTCAATGTAAGCCGTGCCTGCTCGTCGTGGCGCGCATCATCGAGCAGCTCGCGCCACTCCATCTGCTGCATCAGAAAGCCAGGCGCCATGGCCGTGTTGCTTTCGGTCTGGAGATCGACGCCGGCTGCCTCGCAAAGATAGCGCGCGCGCAACAGCGGATCCCGCAGTTGCCGATAGGCCTCATTGGCACGCGCGGACCACTGCATCGCCACCCGGCGTTCCGGCGCACTGGCCGTGGCAAACCGGTCGGGGTGAACACGAGCGGCCACATCACGCCAGGCCGCTTCAAGCGCACGGTCATCGAGCTCGAACGTCGCAGGCAGGCCAAACAGGCTGAAATGATCGTCAACGGCCAAGACTTACACCGTGAACGACTCGCCGCAGCCGCAGGTCGCCTTCTCGTTGGGGTTGCGAAACTTGAAGCCCTCGTTGAGGCCTTCGCGCGCATAATCCAGCTCGGTGCCGTCCAGATACGCCAGGCTTTTGGGGTC comes from Bordetella holmesii ATCC 51541 and encodes:
- a CDS encoding RNA polymerase sigma factor, sigma-70 family protein; protein product: MQQHKLDASDYASPPNLETLYGDHHPWLQDWLRRRLGNAADAADLAQDAFMRLLAKPLPFGSRPQARVYLRTLAGGLCVDLWRRRQIEHAWLQTLAAQPEAHVPSAEHQAIVLQTLQEVDRLVRGLPPKAAHAFIMAVGCEMSDQEIANELGVSTRMVRKYVAQAMLQCLQKL
- a CDS encoding fecR family protein, producing MPPKTLKRAAPGIAPLEQAAEWFALLRSGEATAAERAAWQAWHDACEAHTRAWAQVESVGRLFLPIRQSEASGVAATAYRRAEFNSGRRRTLLGIGALAAAGVVGHAAWRHNVLYPWAADYRSGTGEVREVVLDDGTRVWLGTASAFDQHYSAGLRRLELIAGEILISTAPDASRPFVVDTPQGRLRALGTRFSVRRDDGGTDVAVYQGSVQANAPSGAQALLLAGWRARMTRQGISAPRAADPDAESSTRGLFIAKNIPLADMARELSRYRLGHVGVAPDVAALPVFGSFPMTDPDRTLNMLESVLPVRVRMLPWWVDILPR
- a CDS encoding tonB-dependent Receptor Plug domain protein yields the protein MALPAAWSRKTLIHLACAAALSGLAPVGSHAQTTADTVATHLNRDYSIPAGSLEQVLARFAAESGVLLASPPGLTAGRSSPGLSGNFSLPTALNAILAGTGLHAIRDPQGQYRLQADTQAVFLLSPVAVTGRDLATTEGTGSYSANITTIAKGDLALRDIPQAVSVITRQRMNDQGVTDVREALNYAPGVSMVSNEPGGQFYSRGFFIQSYQFDGVPLERQLYARGSAFNSDTAIYDRIEIMRGPQALFEGAGDPSGSVNLVRKRPTQERQFIVTGRVGSYDQYGAQVDFGGPLNESATVRGRVVADYETKGSFRDYVDSNERTFYGALDIDLGPATTLGLGYSRENPYGVIDWSGLPNYGDGSMPEYSRSTNLSAKWNHAYKTQNTWFADLTHRFSNGWKFKAAVVRVDETNDIKYLLRSGRLGPPNTYRGDDLPPDLVRHRHRAQG
- a CDS encoding integrase core domain protein, giving the protein MENAYIESFNGKFRDECLNEHWFLSLRQAKSLIENWRVEYNTDRPHSALGYLTPAQFVQAHQKEGLLPLGSMSVPY
- a CDS encoding integrase core domain protein encodes the protein MTERSMGVTRACGLVGISRSLFAYESTRSGDAALTERMKEMAVAKRRYGYRRIHVLLRREGWQANHKRIWRLYSLAGLSVRKRKRKRIAATERVVRPAAIAPNQSWSMDFVADGLAYGRRFRCLTIVDDYTRECLAIEVDTSLPGLRVAMVLQRLAEMRGLPRSITVDNGPEFAGRALDAWGLPSRRKAVVYSAG
- a CDS encoding istB-like ATP binding family protein, whose amino-acid sequence is MNLQHNRIEQICDVLKLERIGSEWPAMAQQCAREDASHGDFLERLLGIENDARIERQRAALMKIATLPSVKTIEDYDFAFASGAPRAQIQELAALSFIERAENVVFLGPSGVGKSHLAQALAYRAVMAGIKTRFLTAADLMMQLATAHKQDRLQQYFNRAIIGPRLLVIDEIGYLPFGREEANLFFNVVAQRYERTSIIVTSNLPFSQWASCFSEDQTLTAALLDRLLHHAHIVQIAGESYRLKDKRKAGNIKIRN
- a CDS encoding integrase core domain protein, translated to MLLREIQELGYPGGVTQLKEFLGGYKHQEPEPVVRFETPPGKQMQADFTHIRRGRDPLMAFVATLGYSRSSWVRFTTDERADTWFGCLRQAFIYFGGVPQHVLFDNAGAIITERDAYGPGQHRWHNGLLAVAQEFGFTPRVCQPYRAKTKGKVERFNGYLKGSFCVPLAATLKQAGLRFDVTAANAHVGRWLTEVADQRLHGTTRERPAKRLQEERLALLQLPAQHGMLVPATSHRPVPRESFQHPLSVYNELLEVRA
- a CDS encoding putative transposase, giving the protein MPQARNLRGNVLQLEGEVRWHDGAGRSEAQGAGAGEQQAQEAVGRVDAGQGVSADVILTHRVGVNLTHLGDDGGLLAADNVDSGASSGDQGNGASWRQHSGDGQAAGLLTQHDQAVSA
- a CDS encoding tonB dependent receptor family protein, which translates into the protein MGGGINTQSKSSDFGYYGRTQGGYTTLDARVGYQVNERLDLGLNIYNLTDKKYYSSISYDHNFYGAPRSFLLTARYRM
- the iscX gene encoding feS assembly protein IscX, producing the protein MKWVDTYQIAEALMDTHPAVDPKTVRFTQLREWVLALPDFQDDPARCGEKILEAIQMAWIDEAE
- a CDS encoding putative ferredoxin, 2Fe-2S; translation: MRQGYASLEEASDSEEDLLDKAWGLTSVSRLSCQAIIEEQDLTIEIPKYTINHAKEDH
- the hscA gene encoding fe-S protein assembly chaperone HscA — encoded protein: MALLQISEPGESPAPHQRRLAVGIDLGTTNSLLAAVRSSVPEVLSDADGHALLPSAVRYLPEGRVTIGRAALPHQASDPGNTIVSVKRFMGRSAEDARDSGAPYDFVDAPGMVRLRTLHGDVSPVEVSAQILATLRQRAEDVLGDDLVGAVITVPAYFDDAQRQATRDAAKLAGLNVLRLLNEPTAAAIAYGLDQAAEGIYAVYDLGGGTFDISILRLSQGVFEVISTGGDTVLGGDDFDHAIVADLAASLGLENLSLSDKRGLLVAARAARESLTDVDQAVISVMLDAGRQVDMPLTRAHFDTLAAPLVDRTLQAARRALRDASLSAAEVKGVVLVGGATRMPVVRQGVAAFFGAPPLTNLDPDQVVALGAALQANLLAGNRAPGEDWLLLDVMPLSLGLETMGGLVERVIPRNSTIPVARAQEFTTFKDGQTAMSVHVVQGERDLVADCRSLARFELRGIPPMVAGAARIRVTFQVDADGLLSVTAREQSTGVEAAVTVKPSYGLSDDEITRMLSDSVSYADDDAKARMLREQQVEARQLVESVSAALAADGDLLDGDERSRVDAALQAAAQAQSATEVDAVRQAVQALSDATEDFAARRMDRSIRAALAGRKLDELA
- the hscB gene encoding fe-S protein assembly co-chaperone HscB; translation: MAVDDHFSLFGLPATFELDDRALEAAWRDVAARVHPDRFATASAPERRVAMQWSARANEAYRQLRDPLLRARYLCEAAGVDLQTESNTAMAPGFLMQQMEWRELLDDARHDEQARLTLNAELEDAREAMRQTLADLIDRRKDYPAAGQKVREWMFIEKLAQELASIQP